A stretch of DNA from Lotus japonicus ecotype B-129 chromosome 4, LjGifu_v1.2:
GACCCGAAAGCAGATAAGCGTTTGACCCAATTGATAAGTCAACGAATTGAGGCTACGCCGTTCAAATGGTGCTTGTACCTAGAGGAAAAAATAAGTATATCTGGTATATTGTTGAGAAAATTGATTAGCAGGTGGTCACCAGACGGTGGTGGATTTAGAGTAGGAACTAGGGTTATACATTTCACTCCTCTAGATGTATGCTTTGCGCTTGGGTTGTGCATCTCAGGTGAACCAGTGGAGCGTAATGAAGAAGCAGAGTCTCAAACTAGAGCTTTATTTGTTGATGATCGCATCACTTTGGAGGTGATATATGAAAACCTAGAACTCTGTATGAACGAAGGACGTGTGGATGATTTTTGTAGGTTATACATCATTCTTGCGTTTGCGGATTTCTACTTTCCAAATACATCTGACTTTGTGAACATGAGTATGTTTAGACTATTAGATGAGTTGGACTCCCTTCATCGGTATAATTGGGGTATGGCAGTGCATGACAATTTAGTGTTTAGTTTGAATCGGGCTGCAAAAAACTTCAATGAGTCCAAGAATAGTGAAGACTTATGGGTTTCAGGTTGTGTAGCTGTATTGCAGGTACATATATGTATAATATGTGATGTACATGTTTTAGTATTTTAATTTGGCATTTGCATGATATGCTGTTGTCAATTCTGGTTTAGGTGTGGGCAGTTGAACACCTACAAATGAGGCCAACAAATACTATGCATCACATTAAGTTTCCACGAGTACTGAGTAAGGTCCACCTTGGGATAAAGAAGAGGTTAATAACTTGTGCATTCGACATCAATAATGTAAGTGTTGTTAAATGTTCATTCCATGTGGTTACGATGTGATTGTTTATTATTCATGTTATAGTCTTCATCGTTGTACTATATCTCTTAGGTACAAGAAAACCTGGTTATTAGCAATGAAGATCGTGACTACGATGTTTTAAGGGAAGCCCTTGCATTGACAAAAGATGGTTTTTGTGAAATCCCAAATCCGTCTTTTGTCGTAGAGGGTTGTCATTGTGGGTATCAAGTGCTTGAGGAGGAAAATAGACAATTGAAGGAGCAAGTTGTAAGGCTGGAGAAGGATGTAGTCTTCATTAAAGAAATATTACGTGAACAAGGATTATGTAATATACTTATGATTAAATTGCACCAAAATTATCTAGAGAACCTCCCCTGAATAATTATATTGGtgcaattttaaataatttacacAAGTATTTCATCACTATTTTTGGATTtacaattttaaataattttcatttcaaatttaattttttttataggaaaatgttagttgttagtaaattagtacaaattatccttcattagggttcgaaccctgatcCTTCACCTGCAATTACTCTTAGTTCAACCATCTGAGCTACCCACCCCACcatatttcaaatttatttataacaTAGTAAATTGATGAATTCTAATGACTATTTAATACTCTATTATACTTTCGGTGAATagtaataaaatttatttagcaaatatttattaaaaaatattttcaaaaatattattgaaaagcagggaaaaaaatgttttcattttcagtgaGAATGAAAATGTGTTGCCACTATCGTCACCCCACTGCCACTGCCACCACAATTATTACCACCATTACCAACCAATGAGATGAAAAGTGGTGATGATGGAGGTTGGTTGTGGTGGCTAGGGCTGTTCATGGTTCGGTTCTTTGCTTGAACCGAACCGAATAGAACctgaaccaaaattttggtttgagagaaccgaaccgaactgatatagtatggttcgaaccgaaccgaaccggttTCAAATTTTGGTTAACCAATTCGGTAAAATATGCATATTTTagatggttcgaaccgaaccgaaccgatatactatggttcgaaccgaaccgaacctgaattggtagttgatattttggtttggttaccgaaccggtttttcaatttaggttcgagttcggttcggttcttaaaggttcggttttcggttcggttcttggttagcttcggttctcagaaaaccatgaacagtcctagTGGTGGCGACATAGGCGGTGTGGATGGTGATGGAAGCGACGATAACGGTGGTGACAATGGTGACAAAGA
This window harbors:
- the LOC130716231 gene encoding protein MAINTENANCE OF MERISTEMS-like, encoding MKRSKSKGGHQVRLRNKCGTCYILRANNLLRDPKADKRLTQLISQRIEATPFKWCLYLEEKISISGILLRKLISRWSPDGGGFRVGTRVIHFTPLDVCFALGLCISGEPVERNEEAESQTRALFVDDRITLEVIYENLELCMNEGRVDDFCRLYIILAFADFYFPNTSDFVNMSMFRLLDELDSLHRYNWGMAVHDNLVFSLNRAAKNFNESKNSEDLWVSGCVAVLQVWAVEHLQMRPTNTMHHIKFPRVLSKVHLGIKKRLITCAFDINNVQENLVISNEDRDYDVLREALALTKDGFCEIPNPSFVVEGCHCGYQVLEEENRQLKEQVVRLEKDVVFIKEILREQGLCNILMIKLHQNYLENLP